A window of Mucilaginibacter robiniae genomic DNA:
CCTGGGCAGCGATCAAGCTGGTCCTCGCCGGCCGGATCACCGAGGCCCGTAACGCTATGGCCGGCTTTAATGCCGTTATGGAAGCTAATCCAATCGGGTTGGTTATTGGTGCCATTGCCGCATTGGTTACCATGGTTATCCTGTTTAAAGACACGACGAATGCGATGGCTGATGCCCAGAACAAACTAAACGAAATTCATCAGAAAGGTATTGAGGGCGCAGCAGATGAAACCGAAAAAATCAACCAGTTACAGGAGATCATTAAGGATGAAACCGCAGCCCGGGAAGATAAGCTGCTTGCTATTAAAAAGCTGCGGGACATCATGCCGGATCATTTGAAGGGCTACACAGATGAACGGATTCTGGCCGGTGATGCGAAAATTGCCGTAGAAGAATATATCAAAACCTTGGAGCACCGGGCTGCTGCCGAAGCTGCTTTTGAGGAATTGAAAAAACTCCAGACTGAAAAGCGAAGATTGGAAAACGGCAAAGGTAACATGAGCGTAGCCGATTGGATAGGCGTTGTGGCTGCCGATATTTTCACCGGTCAAAAGAACGGTCAGGAACATCTGGAGAACACCGAAAAGAGTAACAAGGCCAAGGCCCTAAGTTCCGTCGATGCACAGATCGCAGCGATCAAGAATGAGTTCAGAGCCGACTTTCAGAAACAGGCACTGGAAACCCCTACTTCAGCTGTCAGTCATGGAACCGGTAATTACACCGATGAGGAGGATGATAAAACTAAACGCAAACGTGAGCAGCTGATGGAAGAATCCAAGCGCCTCAGTCAACAATTCAAGGGGTTTAGCGCCGGTGAGCTGGCCGACCTGATGGCCACGAACGAAAAAGAGATACTAGACACTGGGCAAAAGTTTGATAAAATGATTCAGGATGAGCAGAACTTCCTGAACAATAAAAAAGTCAAAGAACTACTCAGCGACCAAGAGCTGCAAAAACACCGGGACGAGATCACAGCGCTCCAAAAGCAGAAAACGGATGCGCTTAACCAGATCAGGCTGCGCCAGGAGAAAGAATACTTGCAGGCGGTAGAAAAGCTCCGGCTGGAAATGTCCGACCGGCACGAGAGCGAAACACAGAAAGAGTATGACCGCATCAACCAGTTTTATGATGAGGAGCTGCAAAAAGTAGGCAACAACGAAGCAGCCAAGGCCAAGATTCAAGCCGATCGCGCCCATGATCTGGCGGACGCCAAGCTTCGCGCGGAAAAACGGTTGCAGCAGGATACGGAAGGTATCAAGGCACAGGCACCAGTAGCGGAAGCAAACCGCGATAAGGTGGAGCTGGCCCGTATTAACAAAAAATATGATGACCAGGTACAGGCTTTAAAAGATAAATATGAAAAGGAACTGGGTGCTACACAAGCCTATCAGGATGCGCTGGCGCTGATTCAAAAAAACCGTAAGGCTGAGACTGACACGTATAAGGCTGACAAGAAAAAAGAGCAAGATAAGAAAAACAAAGACTTAGCTATTCAATCAGCACAGGATGTATCCAATGCTGTTTTCCAGATTGGAGCTAATAATCGTAAAGCGGAAAGCGATGCATACCTCGCAAATATTGAAAAAAAACGCGATGCGGAACTGGCTAACAAGAACCTGACGGAAAAACAAAAGCAGGCTATCAACGACAAGTATGATGCGCAAGTCAAAGCTGAAAAGCTCCGGGCTTGGCAGGCTGATAAAAAGGCTGCTCTGGAACAAGCCATTATCAACACCGCTTTAGCCGTTGTAAAAGCTTTACCTATTTGGCAAAATGCAGCAGCAGCAGGTGTTGCTGGTGCCGCTCAAATTGCAATTATAGCAGCCCAGAAGCCGCCTCAGTTTGCAACTGGTGTACGAAATGCACCTGAAGGTTTGGCTACTGTAGGCGAAGCAGGTCCTGAAATCATTCAAGAAGGCAATCGGCTACGCCTGGCAGATCATGAGATGTTGACTTACCTGCAAAAAGGTGCTAACGTTTACAATGCCGGAGATACGGCGAAGATCCTGTCCGGAAACAATACGCGCTCGGTAGCACTTGCCGCTTTTCAGAATATGAATGCCACTGCTGCTGGGGTCAGGTTTAATCAGCAGGGTTTCACCGCCAGTGTGGATGCTTACCGGTATGGAAGCACGGCTACTACGCAACCGGCTGCTGCACCAACCCCTTCGGCAACTAGCCAGGACATGGACTGGTCAGCCATAATGGATAAATTTGATCAAATGATCCAAGCGCAAAAAGATGCGAACGATAAACAGGTTAAGTTTATCTATCAGGATTTTGAAAAATTTAAAAATAAAATAGACCGAGCCCGGTTTGAAGCGGGCAAAACTTCTTAAGCATTGACGTAATAATCCTGTAGCTGGAGCATGGCTTTGAGCTTAGCCTGCTCGGCTACGTTGATATAGCGCATAGTTGTTTCCAGATTTTTATGCCCCATCAACTTGGCGATAACGGTTACTGGTACACCTTTAATGGCTAGCGATGTTCCGAAAGTATGCCGGGCCACGTGCGACGTTAACTTTTTAGTAATACCGGCCTTGGAGGCAATTACTTTCAAACATCGGTTATATTCCTGATCACTGGGCAGCCCTAAGTTGTCCGTTGGTAGGTTGGATACAAACTTCATAGCCAATGGAATCAGCGGCATAAATAATGGTTTAGGTAGTATCTTACTCAGCCTGCGTTTCTTCGGTATGTATTCAAAGCCACCATCTTTTATCCATGATTTGTTCCAGCGTTGTAAATCAGAAATTCTTAAACCGGTTAAACACGCAAAAAGGAACGCTCGCAGGTATGGCCGATACTCTCCTATTTTGTCAACATCCTCGTATAAGGCAAGCAAACCGTTGATTTCTGATTCTTCCAATGCATTAACTTCCGGCGCTTCATAGGCGATCTTGCAACGTTTGTAACTTAAATCTACCTCTATTCGGTTACTATAAGCATATCCCAAGTAAGATTTCAAATCCTTGATGCGTACAGATACACCAGCCTCCCCCATATGATCCCGCAGATAGTCCGCAAATTCGTCCATCCAGTCGCCTGTGATTTGAGCAATCGGAAAATCCTGGTCATGTAAATATTTCTTCAGCCAGCCTAAAGTGACTTTGTGAACCTTTGAGGTGGAATATTTAATACGGTCCTTCATGCGCGGAGCTTTCTGACGGGCAATAATGGATAGCTCCATAAACTCACAAATCATGGTACCGGTCTGATAAAGCCGCGCTTCCTTGATCACATCCGTTAATTTAAATGGAACATCTTTTAGCAGGAACTTACGAATGATGTTCCAGTACTTAGCTTTTTCCTTTTCAACAATGGCTTTAAAAGGAAGCAGATCAGGATCTTCCGGCATCCGTGCCAGCAGGTCTCTTTTCTTCAAATCAATTTTGTTAGCGGGCCATTCGATTTTAAGCGGTAGTTCAATACTGTCACGCTTAGTTATCATTTGAATGTATAAAGATACGTTCCCGTTTTTCTTCACGCGCTGCTTATTATACCACAGCTGCACAGTACATGAGTTCATGTGACTCTTTCTGATTTTTGCTGCCATGCTTTATCGTGTTGTAACAATGTTGGAACATGATACTTGAAAACACGAAAAATGCAGAAACAGTAAAGCGCCTTTAAATACGTTTAAAGGCACTTTTTTAAAAAATATACTGTTTTGGGAAGTATAAAAGTGATTCCGTTTGGATTCGAACCAAAGACCTACTGCTTAGAAGGCAGTTGCTCTATCCAGCTGAGCTACGGAACCCCGCATTTGTTTTGCGGTGCAAATATGAGGAATTCACTTTAATTATCAAAGCTTAGTTTGGTATTATACATGCATTAAAATAAAAAAGCCTCCTTGCAATCGCTGCTTGGAGGCTTTTAACCTAAACCTTATCACAATAAGTAAGTTATTCACTTACTGGAAGCAAATGTACAACAAGCAAGATCATTCTCAATATGGTATCGACAAATGGGATGGTTGTGTCGATAAATACATGTTTTAGCATTATAATGAACCCTAATTAGAATATAAGCGCTATGAAATTTAGTTGTATAACAGCCAGTAATTAGTGATTCTTTACTATTTTTAACATTATCGATTTTGTATAATTTGTTTTAACATGACTACACTTACTCCTTTCCACATAGCCGTACCTGTATATGACTTGGAAGAAGCTCGCCGTTTTTACCGAGACGTGTTAAACTGCACAGAAGGGCGAACATCAGATATTTGGACCGATTTTAATTTATATGGTCATCAATTTGTAATCCACCTGAAACCTCGTCCGGCAGAAACTGAGCAGCATCACTTTAACCCTGTTGATGGCCATGATGTACCTGTACCACATTACGGCGTAGTTTTACCTTGGGAAGAGTGGCACCAATTGGCAGATCGTTTAAAGAGTATAGGTATAGAATTTATTATTGAACCCGGAATCCGTTTTGCAGGCCAAGTAGGTGAGCAAGCTACTATGTTCTTTTTAGATCCATCAGGTAATGCTTTAGAGTTCAAATCGTTTAAAGATATGGCACAATTATTTGCCGTATAAAGTTATTTGGTTAGCAATTCAGGGAACTTTATATAATATCCAACATCCATTTATTTAATCAAGCCAGCAAATTAGTCTTAAACTTCGGTGCTATGCGCTTTTTGCTGGCTTGTTCATATGCATAAGCTAACCTGATAAGTTCCGGCTCTGTGTAAGCTGTACTGAAAAATGACAATCCCATAGGCAAGTCATGCCAATTACCCATAGGTACAGTAATGTGCGGATAGCCTGCCATAGCAGCTGGCGACGAGAATGAGAAACCATTGTCATAATCACCGTTTATTAAATCAATACAGACTGCAAATCCGTTAGTTGGACCAATAATAGCGTCTAGTTGGTTAATTTTGAGTATCGTATTAATGGCTTTACAACTGATTCCGTTAGATTTTTGCAAAGCATCCAGATACTCTTTACTAGTTAAGTCACCCTTCTGTTGAGCTAATTCTAGGGTTTCTTGTTTAAAAAACGGCATAGCTTTACTCTCATTATTTTTGTTAAAAGCAATTACATCAGCCAGCGTTTTAACCTGAGAATTAGCTTGTTTCAAATACTGGTTCAGTCCGTCCTTGAACTCATATAACAAAACTGTAAATTCAGCATTACCAATTTCTTTAAGTTGCTTGTATAGTTCAATTTCTATAATAGTAGCACCCTGTTTACGCAAAATGTCCATAGCTGTTTTTAGTAAGGTAACCATAGCTACATTGCCGGTTAAAGCTGATTTTTCAATGCCCAAACGTTTTCCTTTCAATCCATTTTTGTCTAAAAAGCGAGTATAGTCTTTTTCCAATTTGCCTTTACTAGCTAAAGTGTAACTATCTTTCGAATCCACACCTGTAAGAGCACTTAACAAAATAGCAGCATCCTTAACTGTACGGGCCATAGGTCCGGCTGTATCCTGTGTTTTTGAAATGGGGATTATACCACTACGACTTAATAAGCCAACTGTTGGCTTAATACCCACTAATCCGTTAACTGATGAAGGCGACACTACTGAACCATCGGTTTCTGTACCAATAGCTACAGCACACAAATTGGCAGCAACAGCCGCACCTGAACCTGCGCTTGATCCGCTGGGGTTTCTATCCAGTATGTAAGGCATCTTAGTTTGCCCTCCCCTGCTGCTCCAGGCACTGGTAGAATGTGTAGAACGAAAATTAGCCCATTCACTCAAATTGGTTTTACCCAAAATTACGGCTCCGGCTGATCGTAGTTGATGGATAATAAAAGCATCTTGCTTGGCGAAATTATCGGCTAAAGCTAATGAACCAGCTGTAGTGTGCATATTATCTCCGGTATCAATATTATCTTTAATCAAAACTGGTATACCGTGCAAAGGGCCACGTACTTTACCGTTGGCTCTCTCTTTATCGGCTACGTCGGCCATGGTTAAAGCATCTTTATTTATTTCAATAACCGAGTTTAATTGGGGGCCATTCTTATCAATAGCTTCAACGC
This region includes:
- a CDS encoding amidase translates to MQRRNFIKAGSLAGISLGTLINSSCSHAPEKTSADGALDNSADDFELNEATIDDLQHKMQSKQHTSRSITELYLKRVEAIDKNGPQLNSVIEINKDALTMADVADKERANGKVRGPLHGIPVLIKDNIDTGDNMHTTAGSLALADNFAKQDAFIIHQLRSAGAVILGKTNLSEWANFRSTHSTSAWSSRGGQTKMPYILDRNPSGSSAGSGAAVAANLCAVAIGTETDGSVVSPSSVNGLVGIKPTVGLLSRSGIIPISKTQDTAGPMARTVKDAAILLSALTGVDSKDSYTLASKGKLEKDYTRFLDKNGLKGKRLGIEKSALTGNVAMVTLLKTAMDILRKQGATIIEIELYKQLKEIGNAEFTVLLYEFKDGLNQYLKQANSQVKTLADVIAFNKNNESKAMPFFKQETLELAQQKGDLTSKEYLDALQKSNGISCKAINTILKINQLDAIIGPTNGFAVCIDLINGDYDNGFSFSSPAAMAGYPHITVPMGNWHDLPMGLSFFSTAYTEPELIRLAYAYEQASKKRIAPKFKTNLLA
- a CDS encoding site-specific integrase, which translates into the protein MAAKIRKSHMNSCTVQLWYNKQRVKKNGNVSLYIQMITKRDSIELPLKIEWPANKIDLKKRDLLARMPEDPDLLPFKAIVEKEKAKYWNIIRKFLLKDVPFKLTDVIKEARLYQTGTMICEFMELSIIARQKAPRMKDRIKYSTSKVHKVTLGWLKKYLHDQDFPIAQITGDWMDEFADYLRDHMGEAGVSVRIKDLKSYLGYAYSNRIEVDLSYKRCKIAYEAPEVNALEESEINGLLALYEDVDKIGEYRPYLRAFLFACLTGLRISDLQRWNKSWIKDGGFEYIPKKRRLSKILPKPLFMPLIPLAMKFVSNLPTDNLGLPSDQEYNRCLKVIASKAGITKKLTSHVARHTFGTSLAIKGVPVTVIAKLMGHKNLETTMRYINVAEQAKLKAMLQLQDYYVNA
- a CDS encoding VOC family protein, with the translated sequence MTTLTPFHIAVPVYDLEEARRFYRDVLNCTEGRTSDIWTDFNLYGHQFVIHLKPRPAETEQHHFNPVDGHDVPVPHYGVVLPWEEWHQLADRLKSIGIEFIIEPGIRFAGQVGEQATMFFLDPSGNALEFKSFKDMAQLFAV
- a CDS encoding phage tail tape measure protein, with amino-acid sequence MDIKSGKIDQDILHIGNALNTLGAEGLATAPVVSDMASRIGSVGISLGLTSGQVLGLSATMQELNIESEKGSTAVVAVLQRMLTSSKDFAKVAGMNVTEFKKLCDTDLYAAFMKVVDGAGKSKDSATGFAKLLDKLKLDGSGTSQVIAGLSSNQTLLHDRVTSATEALKGQDSILSEFDLKNNNRAANLEKLSKKFNGLFSSASFNDLSDLFMGWADKGIDVLKLVMSVFGSLIKLIIAGTAAFVAYNAVVVIATLTQAAWWKTLLESEAATKLIMVAEQAWAAIKLVLAGRITEARNAMAGFNAVMEANPIGLVIGAIAALVTMVILFKDTTNAMADAQNKLNEIHQKGIEGAADETEKINQLQEIIKDETAAREDKLLAIKKLRDIMPDHLKGYTDERILAGDAKIAVEEYIKTLEHRAAAEAAFEELKKLQTEKRRLENGKGNMSVADWIGVVAADIFTGQKNGQEHLENTEKSNKAKALSSVDAQIAAIKNEFRADFQKQALETPTSAVSHGTGNYTDEEDDKTKRKREQLMEESKRLSQQFKGFSAGELADLMATNEKEILDTGQKFDKMIQDEQNFLNNKKVKELLSDQELQKHRDEITALQKQKTDALNQIRLRQEKEYLQAVEKLRLEMSDRHESETQKEYDRINQFYDEELQKVGNNEAAKAKIQADRAHDLADAKLRAEKRLQQDTEGIKAQAPVAEANRDKVELARINKKYDDQVQALKDKYEKELGATQAYQDALALIQKNRKAETDTYKADKKKEQDKKNKDLAIQSAQDVSNAVFQIGANNRKAESDAYLANIEKKRDAELANKNLTEKQKQAINDKYDAQVKAEKLRAWQADKKAALEQAIINTALAVVKALPIWQNAAAAGVAGAAQIAIIAAQKPPQFATGVRNAPEGLATVGEAGPEIIQEGNRLRLADHEMLTYLQKGANVYNAGDTAKILSGNNTRSVALAAFQNMNATAAGVRFNQQGFTASVDAYRYGSTATTQPAAAPTPSATSQDMDWSAIMDKFDQMIQAQKDANDKQVKFIYQDFEKFKNKIDRARFEAGKTS